The following proteins come from a genomic window of Megalobrama amblycephala isolate DHTTF-2021 linkage group LG1, ASM1881202v1, whole genome shotgun sequence:
- the selenow2b gene encoding selenoprotein W, 2b: MVVKIKVEYCGGUGYAPRFHELKRDINAMFPDAEVSGFVGRRGSFEIEINEHLVFSKLETGGFPYDEDIMEAIGKAKDGKPEKITRNRKECIIL, translated from the exons CGGCGGATGAGGCTACGCGCCGCGCTTCCATGAGCTGAAGCGAGACATCAACGCGATGTTTCCTGATGCGGAGGTGTCTGGCTTCGTGGGCAGGAGAG GAAGTTTTGAGATAGAGATCAATGAACATCTGGTCTTCTCAAAGTTAGAAACGGGTGGTTTTCCTTATGATGAGGAT ATTATGGAGGCCATTGGTAAGGCTAAGGATGGAAAGCCAGAAAAGATCACCAGAAACCGCAAAGAGTGCATCATCCTCTAA